The Humulus lupulus chromosome 4, drHumLupu1.1, whole genome shotgun sequence genome has a window encoding:
- the LOC133831262 gene encoding disease resistance protein RPV1-like isoform X2: MAIGEGADQSTLSGGVTFRLRWDVFLSFRGEDTRDNVTKSLYESLEKKGVRTFRDDDGLNRGEEIAPSLLEAIDDSAAAVVIFSKRYADSRWCLEELAKICESPNKLILPVFCEVAPGDVRKQIGPYEKDFQHHEKNRSPELVERWRKALNKIGNISGWVIDNSEKSEVVRPIIQSIVEVVLRAISKTPMGLAPYTVGLNSRIEEVMEKLEVKSNGVRVFGMHGMGGIGKTTLAKALFNKLVGHFELHSFISNVREVPNTVEGQISLQNKLIDHLSGCKNPHVSDLREGHTAIKMVVNEKRVLVVLDDVDNVCHLHALMSKKDVFYDGSRIIITTRDITVLEGFVDLEYEVKVLDQLSALELFSYHAQGRKKPRNNFENLSNQIVSLTGHLPLALEVIGSMLFDKRTIKEWDDATKKLKEIRPDNLQGVLEVSYNALDEEEKCIFLDISCLFVNMGMDRDYAIDVLKGCGFDAEIAISKLTTKSLIKITQDNTLWVHDQLRDMGRHIVKHENVVDPCMRSRLWNREEIMTVLLDDKRTKDTQGIVLDFKGKSIVKDVSGGRISWNNFRSNPSFTNAITYLTETFKDYQQGQAEKKREVKIFTKPFETMVKLRLLQTNYANLEGEFKFPVSLKWLQLKGCPLTYLPSAFCALGLSVLDLSDSKMKRVWAWYTKNMADSVKVLNLRGCSNLVAIPNLSKNKKLEKLILGNCVSLTKIDEYIGNMSTLIHLNLRDCLNLVKLPTDVSGLKQLQILILSGCIKLKELPANINSLKSLKELLVDDTAIEKLPESIFGLTQLEKLSLNRCRYLKRLPHCIGCLCSLKDLSLNNSGLDELPDSIGSLENLEILSVMWCPSLTSLPDSVGKLKLLRELLILASPITELPVCIGTLPNLKQFSLGKGRLLSTLPHSIGGLISLVELDIDETSITHLPDQIGAMKSLKKLNLWKCKSLRSLPESIGSILSLTTLTITEAEIIELPESIGMLDNLTMIRLTNCRKLLKLPASIGNLKFLYRLLMEDTAVTELPDSFGKLSSLIVLRISKKPQVVGLSKNNEPNTSMICSSQEARFFPPSFSNLSSLSELDARARNISGKIPNDFEKLVLLEILNLGHNSFSSLPSSLKGLSYLKELLLPHCNELRSLPPLPSSLRWVNCAHCTSLENISDISNLESLEELNLTNCAKVEDIPGLECLKSLRRVG; this comes from the exons ATGGCTATCGGAGAAGGCGCCGACCAGTCTACACTGTCGGGCGGCGTGACCTTCAGGCTCCGGTGGGACGTGTTTCTGAGCTTCAGGGGTGAAGATACGCGCGATAACGTCACTAAAAGCCTCTACGAGTCTCTCGAGAAGAAAGGCGTCCGAACCTTCCGAGACGACGATGGCCTCAATCGTGGGGAAGAGATCGCTCCCTCCTTGCTGGAGGCTATCGACGACTCGGCTGCCGCCGTTGTTATCTTTTCGAAGAGGTACGCCGACTCTCGGTGGTGTTTGGAAGAGTTGGCCAAAATTTGCGAAAGCCCTAATAAGTTGATTCTGCCAGTTTTCTGCGAGGTCGCTCCTGGAGATGTCCGGAAACAGATCGGACCTTATGAAAAAGATTTTCAACATCACGAGAAGAATCGATCACCCGAATTGGTAGAGCGTTGGAGGAAAGCCCTGAACAAGATTGGAAATATTTCTGGATGGGTTATCGACAATAG TGAAAAATCGGAAGTAGTTCGACCAATAATTCAATCTATAGTCGAAGTTGTATTGCGAGCAATCAGCAAGACGCCGATGGGTTTGGCTCCGTACACTGTTGGACTTAATTCCCGCATTGAAGAGGTCATGGAAAAGTTAGAAGTTAAATCCAATGGTGTTCGAGTATTTGGTATGCATGGTATGGGTGGGATTGGCAAGACAACTCTTGCCAAAGCTCTTTTTAATAAACTTGTTGGCCACTTTGAATTACACAGTTTCATATCAAATGTGAGAGAAGTTCCAAATACTGTCGAAGGCCAAATATCTCTTCAAAACAAGCTCATCGATCATCTTTCTGGCTGCAAAAACCCTCATGTAAGTGACCTTAGGGAAGGTCACACTGCAATCAAAATGGTAGTAAATGAAAAGCGGGTTCTTGTAGTTCTTGACGATGTTGATAATGTTTGCCACCTACACGCTCTAATGTCCAAAAAAGATGTGTTCTATGATGGGAGCCGGATTATAATTACCACAAGAGATATAACAGTGTTAGAAGGTTTTGTGGATTTGGAGTATGAGGTCAAAGTCTTGGATCAACTTTCGGCATTGGAACTCTTCAGTTATCACGCTCAAGGAAGAAAGAAGCCACGAAATAATTTTGAGAATCTGTCTAATCAAATCGTGTCTTTAACTGGGCATTTACCATTGGCCTTGGAAGTAATTGGTTCTATGTTGTTTGATAAGAGGACAATTAAGGAGTGGGATGATGCTACTAAGAAATTGAAAGAGATTCGTCCTGATAATCTTCAGGGTGTATTGGAGGTAAGTTACAATGCTCTAGACGAGGAAGAGAAGTGTATATTCCTAGATATTTCATGCCTATTTGTGAATATGGGTATGGATAGAGATTATGCAATTGATGTATTGAAGGGGTGTGGTTTTGACGCTGAGATAGCAATCTCCAAACTCACAACAAAATCACTCATTAAAATTACGCAAGACAACACTTTGTGGGTGCATGACCAGCTTAGAGATATGGGACGACACATTGTTAAGCATGAAAATGTAGTTGATCCTTGCATGCGTAGCAGACTTTGGAATCGTGAGGAGATCATGACTGTTTTACTTGATGATAAG CGAACAAAAGATACACAAGGAATTGTCTTAGACTTCAAGGGGAAAAGCATAGTGAAGGATGTTTCTGGTGGAAGAATATCGTGGAACAACTTTCGAAGTAACCCCTCTTTTACTAATGCAATTACTTACTTAACAGAAACATTTAAAGACTACCAACAAGGTCAAGCTGAGAAGAAGAGAGAGGTCAAAATTTTTACTAAACCCTTTGAAACAATGGTCAAACTTAGACTACTCCAAACAAATTACGCCAACCTTGAGGGAGAATTTAAGTTCCCTGTGAGCCTAAAATGGCTACAGTTGAAAGGGTGTCCTTTGACATATCTCCCATCTGCATTTTGTGCACTGGGACTTTCCGTCCTTGACCTTTCAGATAGCAAAATGAAAAGAGTTTGGGCATGGTACACCAAAAAC ATGGCTGACAGTGTAAAGGTATTGAACCTTCGTGGTTGCTCTAACTTGGTTGCTATTCCCAATTTATCTAAGAATAAGAAGTTGGAAAAACTTATTCTTGGAAATTGTGTAAGCTTGACTAAGATTGATGAATACATAGGGAATATGAGCACATTGATTCACTTGAACCTAAGAGATTGTTTAAATCTTGTTAAACTCCCAACCGATGTCTCGGGCTTGAAGCAGCTTCAAATTCTTATCCTCTCTGGTTGCATAAAATTAAAAGAATTGCCTGCAAACATAAATAGCCTGAAATCCTTGAAGGAACTTCTAGTTGATGACACTGCAATAGAAAAACTGCCTGAATCTATCTTTGGTCTAACACAACTTGAAAAGCTCAGCTTAAATCGTTGCAGATATTTAAAAAGATTACCCCATTGCATAGGATGTTTGTGTTCTTTGAAAGATTTATCCCTTAATAATTCTGGGTTAGATGAATTGCCAGATTCCATTGGATCATTAGAAAACCTTGAGATTCTAAGTGTCATGTGGTGTCCATCGTTGACTTCACTTCCTGATTCTGTTGGAAAACTCAAGTTGTTAAGAGAACTTCTAATTTTGGCAAGCCCAATCACTGAACTACCCGTTTGTATTGGTACATTACCAAATCTTAAGCAGTTTTCACTGGGGAAAGGTCGATTGTTAAGTACATTGCCTCATTCAATTGGAGGACTAATTTCTCTTGTTGAACTTGATATAGATGAGACATCAATCACGCATCTACCTGATCAGATTGGAGCCATGAAATCACTAAAGAAGCTAAACTTGTGGAAGTGTAAATCTCTTAGGTCACTACCAGAGTCCATTGGCAGCATTTTGTCTCTTACTACTTTGACTATAACTGAAGCTGAAATCATAGAGCTACCGGAGTCAATAGGTATGTTGGATAACCTCACAATGATACGACTTACTAATTGTAGGAAGCTCCTCAAGCTTCCAGCTTCAATTGGGAATTTGAAGTTCTTGTATCGTTTACTAATGGAGGATACTGCAGTGACTGAATTGCCTGATAGCTTTGGGAAACTCTCAAGCTTAATAGTATTACGCATTTCAAAGAAGCCTCAAGTTGTTGGACTATCTAAGAATAATGAACCAAACACATCAATGATTTGCAGTTCACAAGAGGCACGTTTCTTTCCACCTTCTTTCTCAAATCTGTCCTCGTTAAGTGAATTGGACGCTCGTGCTAGGAATATTTCAGGAAAAATTCCTAATGATTTTGAGAAGTTGGTATTATTAGAGATTCTAAATCTTGGGCACAATAGTTTCTCCAGCCTTCCTTCTAGCTTAAAAGGTCTTTCATATCTCAAGGAACTACTTTTGCCTCATTGCAATGAACTAAGATCCCTCCCTCCACTTCCTTC